Genomic window (Pyxidicoccus xibeiensis):
GAGCACCCAGGGGAGGAGCGAGAGGTACCGAGCGCGGAACGAAATGGTCGTTATCCCGGAGACCCACTGGCGTTCGATGCCTTGGTCGAGCTGACGGAGCCCGAGGACATCGAGGCCCTTGATCTTGTCGCGCTCCCCTGAGTTCCAGAACGCCTGCATGGTGTCCTTGCCGCGGCGATGGCACTGCCCGCAGCGGTGCATTCTCTCAGGTGGTGCCCGTCTGGGAAAGGCGGCGCGCCGGACTATCCCAGCCCCGGCTCATGGCTGCCTGGACGGTGGTGTTGCGAGCAGCAGCCGGTACCGCAGGCCGCCGTTTCGCACGGGGAGGCTTCGTGCATCGGGCAGGTCCAGAGCCTTCACCAGCGCGGGCTTGTCCGAGAGGATGACCGCCGCGCGTGGCGCCGGCAGCGCCTCCGCTTCCGCGTAAGTGTTTCTTCTTTGCCAGGCGTTCTTCAAGTTTGCGACTGATTGCTCGCCCGATGCGACCGTCCACCGGGCGCGGTTGTCACCTCGTCCGGGTGGCGCGTCGAAGCGGCAGCCTTACGCGGCCCGCTGGGAGGCTCGGTTTCCGTCGAAAGCTCGTTCGCACTGGCGGCCTCGGCAAAAAACGGGGTGATTCCACCTTCGTCGTCCGGCAGGTCAAAGTCCCTGAGTCTGTCCCCTGCCTCTACGAGCGCCTGTTGAACTTCCTTTACCGCGTCTGCACTGGAGTACGGCCCCAACTGCGCCAGCCGCGCACGTATGACGTTTTCTAGTTCGGCGGCCGTGGCGCAGCGCTCAGCGGGGTTGCGCCGCAACAGCGTGTGGAGGATGTCCCGAAGTGGCACCGGCAACCCTACCGCCGCGCGCTCCACGTCCTCGGAGCGGTAGGCCATGGCGCACCAGATGGCGTCCTCGGCGAACGGCGGCAACTCCGTCACCATGGACGCCACCGAGGCCGTGAGTGCCTGCTCACGTTCCTCTCTTGATAGCCGCGCCTCCACGTCCTCGATGCGCAAGTGGCCCGGATCGTAGAGGTGCCGCCCGGTAGCGAACTCCAGCAACGTGAGGCCCAGGGAGAACAGGTCCGCCCGAGCGTCCACCACCTCCCCCAGCAACATCTCCGGCGCGGCGTAGAGGACTTCGCCCTGGGGACGCGGGAGCGAGGTGGCCAGCCGCCCCGCCAAACGCGAGAGCGCCACGCCGAAGTCCGTCAGCTTCACCTGCCCGTGGGGATCCAAGCGAATGCGGGCCGGGTTCACGTCGCGGTTGACGATGCCCAACGGCACGCCCGCGTCATCCGTGCGCGTGTGCGCGTAGTCCAGGGCAGCCGCGACTTCCGCGCCCACGTAGAGGATGAACGCCTCGGAGAAGTAGCGACCGCACGCCTGAGCCACGCTCAGTAGCGTGTTGAGCGTCAGCCCCTCGACGTTCTCCATCGCCACGCACAGGCCGGACTCCATTTCAAAAAGGCCGTGGATACGGGCAATGCGCGGGTGCTGGAGGTACTGCGCCAACCTGACCTCTTCCTCCAGCCGAGCACGGGTGCGCCGGTACTTCTCGGTCATATTCGCCACTTGCGGCACTGGCACGCACTTGAGCACCACGCCGGGGCCAAGCCGCTGCGCGGTGCGGGTCTGGGCGAGGAGGATGCGCTCACCAACGCGGCCTTGCCCCAGGTCCCGGAAGAACTCGTATGAGGTGTCGCCATTCGTGAATAGGACAACGCCCCCGGCACGCCGAGAGTCAGACGGATTGGACATGGGCGGGAATCTCCGGTGCCGCGCGAGAAGGAGTCGCGCAAAGGCAGGCACAAGGTAACGCCAGCCCATCCCGTGAGGAACGACGTGATAGGTCAAAAGACTCGGATATCTCGTTCACCATGAGTGAAGAGAAGGGCTTCAAATTGCAAAGGGGCTTTACGCTCTCCGAGAGAACTACGGCCAGCGCTCGACGGCATAGGCAGGGAAGGTCCTAGGGATCCGAACCGCCCCCGGCTTGGAGTCATCCCCCTTCTCCACGTACCCCTTCTTTCCCAGTACGACGCAGACCGGGACGGTGCGGCCATCGGGGAGTTGCGCCTCGGTGTAGCGGCCCACGGCCACCTCTCCACCCGTCCACAGGTAGCCCGACAGCAACGTGCCCGCGGGCATCCCTTTGTGGCTGCTGTATAGCACCAACCCGGTCACAGGGCCGTCAGAATGGACCCCTTCCCCCCGCGAGTCCATTTGAGCGCCGGGCTGGTTCCTGTCCACGGTGAGCGCCACCGAGTAACCCGGACGCAAGAGCAACCCATCCTTGCGCTCCCAGTTGAACATGACATCGCGCGCCTCGGCGGGACAGTCAGCGGGTTCAGGACGCACCTGGGCACCCGGGCAACCCAACTGGAGCGCGGCGGCGGCCGTCGCACCCGCGCACGTCTTGAGGAAGGTCGCCCACGGCGACGGAGGCCAGCTCGGACGTGAGGCGGGGACCCTCGGCTTCATGGCGGTGGAATCAGAGGGGAGGGACATGGGAGGGGGAGCGCGCTTCACGGGAGGGCTTTCCTTCTGAACAGGGGCGGGAGGGGGCAAAGCTACCCCAGGGGACGACGCGGCGGGCGCTGGAGGAGAGGTGGCGGCCACGGCGCCGAAGCCTGCGTCCCGAGTAATGGAAGGTGTCGCGCTCCCCCTGGCCTCTGGAGAATGCGCTACCGGGGGCGCGGAGGGGCGCAACAGCGCATGACCAGCCAGGGCCGCCATGACGAGCGCCACAGCGGCTATCGCGACCGCCCAGCGCCTCCGTGGGGGCCGGGGTGCTACTTGCAGCTCCTCCTCCGGTGCAGGGGGCGCAAGCTGGAGGTGCGGTGCGGGCACATGCAAGGGCACCACCCACTCAGTACCCTGTTGAGGCAGCAACGCATCCAGTTCCCGGCGCATGACTTCGGCCGTAGGCGCTCGCTTCTCCGGCTGGCGGGCAATGAAGTGCAGGGCCGCAGTGCTCAGCGGTTCAGGCACTCGCGGATTGACGGTATGCGGGGCGGGTGGCGGCCACTGGCCCCCTACCAGCACACGCGGCGGCTCGCTGGCTGGCTGCGCATTCGTCAACACGTCATAGAGGCAGATGCCCAGCGCGTACACGTCATCGGTCGCCTTGAACTCGTAGCGCGCGCCGTGCTCGTCCCCGTGGTCGCGCAGGAAACGCGACGCCTCGGGAGAGCGATAGCGACGGGTGCCAGGCGGCAGCGGCGTGTCCGTCAACTCCGGGGCCAGCGTGTAGTCTCCCGCGCTGAAATCCAGGATGAAGGGCTCGCCGTCAGAGGCTCGCACGAGGATGTTGCCCAACTTCAAGTCCCGGTGAAAGACGCCCCGCTCGTGCAGATGGGCAAGGGCCGCCGCGAGCTTGACGAACACGCGCACCACCTCACGCGCCGTCGGGTGCATCTGCTCCACCCACTCGCCCAACGTGTAGCCCTCCACGTAGTCGAGAACGACGTAGATCCAGCCCTTTGTCACGTCAGGCCAGCGCCCGTGGGCGTGGACGCGTACAATGTTGGGATGGCCGCTGACCTGGACGAGGCACACCATCTCCCGCATGAGTCGCGCATCCGCCTGCTCCGCGTCTCCGCTGCTGGCGCGGTGCATGGCGATCTTCATCGCGAAGCGCTGGCCGTCCTTCTCTACGAGGTAGACGGCGCCATAGGTGCCCGAGCCCAGCAGCCGCACCACACGCCAGCCGTCTACCATCTGCCCGGGTTGCAGGTGCGCCGGACTTATCGCGGTCAACATGCGAAGCGGTTCTAGAACGCGAAGCGTGGGATGAGAAGGCGCCGGGCTCCCGCGCTGTCGCGAAGTTCCAGCCGGAGGAATGCGCCGACAGGCCAGCGCGGAGTTCCGGTTTCCACCACCACGAGGGCCCTCCCGCCTGGCTCGATCAGCAGCTCCCGCATGTGCACCGCGAGCACGTTGATGCGCTCGCCGCTCGCGACGGTGGCGAGCTGCGCCTCGGCAGGCGTCCAAGGCTCCGAGCCGGTGTTGTGCACCCGAAGCGCCAGTGCTGCCCACCCAGTCGCCCGAAAGACAAACACTTCCTCGGGCATCAAAGAGCCCGTGGGCTTGCCCCTCGCCATCTCGAGCCTTCCGGCCTGAACTCCAGTCTCGTCCAGCAGGCCCGCGAAGATCATCCCGACCGGGCCGCTCGCCGCGCTGCGCCGCCGAAGCCCTTCCAACTCGGCCTCCTTGGCTGCACACGCGGCGCGCACCTCGTCCAGCTCGGCCTGCACCGCCTCTGCCGTGCGCGGCAACCGCGACACCATGACCTGGCCGTCTACCTCGGAGCCGTGCGTGACGAGCGAGAACACGGCGCGGGGCGGGGCCAGGTCGTCCGCAAAAGGCACGGTCAGCGTCACACTCTGCCCGGACGCCACCTCCATTGCCGGACGCAGAACGACGGTGCGATTGGTGGCCTCGAACAGTGCGAAGCGGCCCCCGGAGTCGTCGAGCGACACTGAGTCGCGA
Coding sequences:
- a CDS encoding serine/threonine protein kinase, which produces MSNPSDSRRAGGVVLFTNGDTSYEFFRDLGQGRVGERILLAQTRTAQRLGPGVVLKCVPVPQVANMTEKYRRTRARLEEEVRLAQYLQHPRIARIHGLFEMESGLCVAMENVEGLTLNTLLSVAQACGRYFSEAFILYVGAEVAAALDYAHTRTDDAGVPLGIVNRDVNPARIRLDPHGQVKLTDFGVALSRLAGRLATSLPRPQGEVLYAAPEMLLGEVVDARADLFSLGLTLLEFATGRHLYDPGHLRIEDVEARLSREEREQALTASVASMVTELPPFAEDAIWCAMAYRSEDVERAAVGLPVPLRDILHTLLRRNPAERCATAAELENVIRARLAQLGPYSSADAVKEVQQALVEAGDRLRDFDLPDDEGGITPFFAEAASANELSTETEPPSGPRKAAASTRHPDEVTTAPGGRSHRASNQSQT
- a CDS encoding serine/threonine protein kinase, yielding MLTAISPAHLQPGQMVDGWRVVRLLGSGTYGAVYLVEKDGQRFAMKIAMHRASSGDAEQADARLMREMVCLVQVSGHPNIVRVHAHGRWPDVTKGWIYVVLDYVEGYTLGEWVEQMHPTAREVVRVFVKLAAALAHLHERGVFHRDLKLGNILVRASDGEPFILDFSAGDYTLAPELTDTPLPPGTRRYRSPEASRFLRDHGDEHGARYEFKATDDVYALGICLYDVLTNAQPASEPPRVLVGGQWPPPAPHTVNPRVPEPLSTAALHFIARQPEKRAPTAEVMRRELDALLPQQGTEWVVPLHVPAPHLQLAPPAPEEELQVAPRPPRRRWAVAIAAVALVMAALAGHALLRPSAPPVAHSPEARGSATPSITRDAGFGAVAATSPPAPAASSPGVALPPPAPVQKESPPVKRAPPPMSLPSDSTAMKPRVPASRPSWPPSPWATFLKTCAGATAAAALQLGCPGAQVRPEPADCPAEARDVMFNWERKDGLLLRPGYSVALTVDRNQPGAQMDSRGEGVHSDGPVTGLVLYSSHKGMPAGTLLSGYLWTGGEVAVGRYTEAQLPDGRTVPVCVVLGKKGYVEKGDDSKPGAVRIPRTFPAYAVERWP
- a CDS encoding DUF2381 family protein — its product is MAQEAPRGRELKRRHVALSVATADKPVELHVAPDYLTTLEFDSPVVRDSVSLDDSGGRFALFEATNRTVVLRPAMEVASGQSVTLTVPFADDLAPPRAVFSLVTHGSEVDGQVMVSRLPRTAEAVQAELDEVRAACAAKEAELEGLRRRSAASGPVGMIFAGLLDETGVQAGRLEMARGKPTGSLMPEEVFVFRATGWAALALRVHNTGSEPWTPAEAQLATVASGERINVLAVHMRELLIEPGGRALVVVETGTPRWPVGAFLRLELRDSAGARRLLIPRFAF